A region of Diospyros lotus cultivar Yz01 chromosome 3, ASM1463336v1, whole genome shotgun sequence DNA encodes the following proteins:
- the LOC127797707 gene encoding DUF21 domain-containing protein At5g52790-like isoform X5 gives MYPPHMQFFGHGDALLPAWGAILISVTLILAFGEIIPQAVCSKYGLSVGAKLSPLVRLLVIVVFPLSYPISKLLDLLLGKGHSALLRRAELKTLVDMHGHEAGKGGELTHEETTIISGALDLTQKTAKDAMTPISEIFSLDLNSVLDDDTMNLILRKGHSRVPVHSESTSNIIGLILVKNLIKCRFEDETPIRNLTIRRIPRVLDSVPLYEILCQFQKGQSHMAVVVKSKHNTKDFAEISIAKNDRFKTNIDSTSWIQKRADENGIQNNSRYASSITPNDIETQSPTTSASKVWETLHSNQEEEVIGIITMEDVLEELLQEEILDETDGYVDVHKKIRINMLPPMKSFSRSPKTPPEMPWRTPLASPLSSSHQTPVSSYHHTPTLRSPDSPYIQSPFIRPTLSASPEKPIPSSSPGTTGSPFRTSPSSHKVSGKSYEKLGKHTVS, from the exons ATGTACCCTCCTCATATGCAATTCTTTGGCCATGGAG ATGCGCTTCTACCAGCTTGGGGTGCTATATTGATATCAGTAACCCTCATACTGGCATTTGGCGAG ATTATCCCTCAGGCTGTGTGTTCTAAGTATGGACTCAGTGTCGGCGCAAAACTATCACCATTAGTCCGGCTGCTTGTCATTGTTGTATTCCCTCTATCGTACCCAATTAGTAAG CTGTTGGATTTGCTCCTTGGAAAGGGGCATTCTGCACTTCTGCGACGGGCAGAACTCAAGACATTGGTGGATATGCATGGGCATGAG GCAGGGAAAGGTGGAGAGCTGACTCACGAGGAAACCACCATTATCTCTGGAGCTTTAGATTTAACACAGAAGACGGCTAAGGATGCTATGACACCCATCTCGGAAATATTTTCCCTCGATCTAAACTCTGTACTGGATGA CGATACGATGAACTTGATACTCAGAAAGGGGCATAGTCGAGTGCCTGTACATTCAGAAAGCACGTCAAATATTATAGGTCTTATTTTG gtAAAGAATTTAATCAAATGTCGGTTTGAAGATGAAACACCAATCAGGAATCTTACTATCAGGAGAATTCCTCG GGTCCTCGATAGTGTTCCTCTGTATGAAATACTCTGTCAATTTCAGAAGGGGCAAAGCCACATGGCTGTTGTTGTTAAGAGTAAGCATAATACAAAGGACTTTGCAGAAATATCAATAGCCAAAAATGATAGGTTCAAGACAAACATCGACTCTACTTCTTGGATACAAAAACGAGCTGATGAAAATG GAATTCAAAATAATAGTAGATACGCGTCCTCTATAACTCCTAATGACATTGAGACTCAAAGTCCAACAACTTCAGCATCAAAAGTTTGGGAAACTCTCCACTCAAATCAAGAGGAAGAAGTCATTGGTATCATCACCATGGAAGATGTCTTGGAGGAACTATTACAG GAAGAGATATTGGATGAAACTGATGGTTATGTTGATGTTCACAAGAA aATTAGAATTAACATGCTACCGCCAATGAAGTCATTCTCAAGATCTCCCAAAACACCACCTGAGATGCCTTGGCGAACTCCCCTGGCGTCTCCTCTTTCTTCGAGTCATCAGACACCAGTTTCTTCCTATCATCATACTCCCACACTGCGTTCACCCGATTCCCCATATATTCAATCACCATTTATAAGGCCAACTCTCTCTGCATCCCCTGAAAAACCTATCCCAAGTTCTTCACCTGGAACAACTGGATCTCCCTTTCGCACTTCTCCATCCTCACACAAG GTCTCAGGGAAATCATATGAAAAGCTGGGAAAACACACAGTTTCATAA
- the LOC127797708 gene encoding 40S ribosomal protein S10-1-like yields MIIPEKNRREICKYLFQEGVCYAKKDFNLAKHPEIDVPNLQVIKLMQSFKSKEYVRETFAWMHYYWYLTNDGIEFLRTYLNLPSEIVPATLKKSARPLGRPMGPSGDRPRGPPRFDGDRPRFGDRDGYRGGPPRGPPGEFGGEKGGAPAEFQPSFRGSGGGRPGFGRGGGGYGAPPPSSSFS; encoded by the exons ATG ATAATCCCGGAGAAGAATCGCAGAGAGATCTGCAAATACCTCTTCCAAG AGGGCGTTTGCTATGCGAAGAAGGACTTCAACCTCGCGAAGCATCCGGAGATCGATGTGCCAAATCTGCAGGTGATAAAGCTGATGCAGAGCTTCAAATCCAAGGAGTACGTGCGTGAGACTTTCGCTTGGATGCATTATTACTGGTACCTCACCAATGACGGCATAGAATTCCTTAGGACTTACCTCAATCTTCCGTCCGAGATTGTGCCTGCTACCTTGAAGAAGTCGGCAAGGCCACTAGGTCGTCCAATGGGCCCTTCAGGCGATCGTCCCCG GGGCCCACCAAGGTTTGATGGTGACAGACCAAGATTTGGTGACCGGGATGGATATCGTGGGGGCCCTCCCCGAGGACCTCCTGGTGAGTTTGGAGGTGAGAAGGGAGGAGCTCCTGCTGAATTTCAGCCTTCATTTAGG GGATCTGGTGGGGGAAGGCCTGGCTTTGGGCGCGGAGGTGGAGGCTATGGAGCACCACCGCCTAGTTCAAGCTTTTCATGA
- the LOC127797707 gene encoding DUF21 domain-containing protein At5g52790-like isoform X4 codes for MAANDVPCCESMFWVYLLICVALVAFAGLMSGLTLGLMSLSLVDLEILVKAGQPQDRKNAEKILPIVKNQHRLLCTLLICNSLAMEALPIFVDALLPAWGAILISVTLILAFGEIIPQAVCSKYGLSVGAKLSPLVRLLVIVVFPLSYPISKLLDLLLGKGHSALLRRAELKTLVDMHGHEAGKGGELTHEETTIISGALDLTQKTAKDAMTPISEIFSLDLNSVLDDDTMNLILRKGHSRVPVHSESTSNIIGLILVKNLIKCRFEDETPIRNLTIRRIPRVLDSVPLYEILCQFQKGQSHMAVVVKSKHNTKDFAEISIAKNDRFKTNIDSTSWIQKRADENGIQNNSRYASSITPNDIETQSPTTSASKVWETLHSNQEEEVIGIITMEDVLEELLQEEILDETDGYVDVHKKIRINMLPPMKSFSRSPKTPPEMPWRTPLASPLSSSHQTPVSSYHHTPTLRSPDSPYIQSPFIRPTLSASPEKPIPSSSPGTTGSPFRTSPSSHKVSGKSYEKLGKHTVS; via the exons ATGGCTGCAAATGATGTGCCATGTTGTGAGTCCATGTTCTGGGTGTATCTACTCATATGTGTGGCCCTGGTAGCTTTTGCTGGTCTCATGTCAGGCCTTACCCTGGGACTCATGTCCCTCAGCCTTGTTGATCTTGAGATCCTCGTCAAGGCTGGCCAGCCTCAAGACAGGAAGAATGCCG AGAAGATACTACCCATCGTTAAGAATCAACACCGGCTCCTATGTACCCTCCTCATATGCAATTCTTTGGCCATGGAG GCTCTGCCCATTTTCGTAGATGCGCTTCTACCAGCTTGGGGTGCTATATTGATATCAGTAACCCTCATACTGGCATTTGGCGAG ATTATCCCTCAGGCTGTGTGTTCTAAGTATGGACTCAGTGTCGGCGCAAAACTATCACCATTAGTCCGGCTGCTTGTCATTGTTGTATTCCCTCTATCGTACCCAATTAGTAAG CTGTTGGATTTGCTCCTTGGAAAGGGGCATTCTGCACTTCTGCGACGGGCAGAACTCAAGACATTGGTGGATATGCATGGGCATGAG GCAGGGAAAGGTGGAGAGCTGACTCACGAGGAAACCACCATTATCTCTGGAGCTTTAGATTTAACACAGAAGACGGCTAAGGATGCTATGACACCCATCTCGGAAATATTTTCCCTCGATCTAAACTCTGTACTGGATGA CGATACGATGAACTTGATACTCAGAAAGGGGCATAGTCGAGTGCCTGTACATTCAGAAAGCACGTCAAATATTATAGGTCTTATTTTG gtAAAGAATTTAATCAAATGTCGGTTTGAAGATGAAACACCAATCAGGAATCTTACTATCAGGAGAATTCCTCG GGTCCTCGATAGTGTTCCTCTGTATGAAATACTCTGTCAATTTCAGAAGGGGCAAAGCCACATGGCTGTTGTTGTTAAGAGTAAGCATAATACAAAGGACTTTGCAGAAATATCAATAGCCAAAAATGATAGGTTCAAGACAAACATCGACTCTACTTCTTGGATACAAAAACGAGCTGATGAAAATG GAATTCAAAATAATAGTAGATACGCGTCCTCTATAACTCCTAATGACATTGAGACTCAAAGTCCAACAACTTCAGCATCAAAAGTTTGGGAAACTCTCCACTCAAATCAAGAGGAAGAAGTCATTGGTATCATCACCATGGAAGATGTCTTGGAGGAACTATTACAG GAAGAGATATTGGATGAAACTGATGGTTATGTTGATGTTCACAAGAA aATTAGAATTAACATGCTACCGCCAATGAAGTCATTCTCAAGATCTCCCAAAACACCACCTGAGATGCCTTGGCGAACTCCCCTGGCGTCTCCTCTTTCTTCGAGTCATCAGACACCAGTTTCTTCCTATCATCATACTCCCACACTGCGTTCACCCGATTCCCCATATATTCAATCACCATTTATAAGGCCAACTCTCTCTGCATCCCCTGAAAAACCTATCCCAAGTTCTTCACCTGGAACAACTGGATCTCCCTTTCGCACTTCTCCATCCTCACACAAG GTCTCAGGGAAATCATATGAAAAGCTGGGAAAACACACAGTTTCATAA
- the LOC127797707 gene encoding DUF21 domain-containing protein At5g52790-like isoform X6: MAANDVPCCESMFWVYLLICVALVAFAGLMSGLTLGLMSLSLVDLEILVKAGQPQDRKNAEKILPIVKNQHRLLCTLLICNSLAMEALPIFVDALLPAWGAILISVTLILAFGEIIPQAVCSKYGLSVGAKLSPLVRLLVIVVFPLSYPISKLLDLLLGKGHSALLRRAELKTLVDMHGHEAGKGGELTHEETTIISGALDLTQKTAKDAMTPISEIFSLDLNSVLDDDTMNLILRKGHSRVPVHSESTSNIIGLILVKNLIKCRFEDETPIRNLTIRRIPRNSK; this comes from the exons ATGGCTGCAAATGATGTGCCATGTTGTGAGTCCATGTTCTGGGTGTATCTACTCATATGTGTGGCCCTGGTAGCTTTTGCTGGTCTCATGTCAGGCCTTACCCTGGGACTCATGTCCCTCAGCCTTGTTGATCTTGAGATCCTCGTCAAGGCTGGCCAGCCTCAAGACAGGAAGAATGCCG AGAAGATACTACCCATCGTTAAGAATCAACACCGGCTCCTATGTACCCTCCTCATATGCAATTCTTTGGCCATGGAG GCTCTGCCCATTTTCGTAGATGCGCTTCTACCAGCTTGGGGTGCTATATTGATATCAGTAACCCTCATACTGGCATTTGGCGAG ATTATCCCTCAGGCTGTGTGTTCTAAGTATGGACTCAGTGTCGGCGCAAAACTATCACCATTAGTCCGGCTGCTTGTCATTGTTGTATTCCCTCTATCGTACCCAATTAGTAAG CTGTTGGATTTGCTCCTTGGAAAGGGGCATTCTGCACTTCTGCGACGGGCAGAACTCAAGACATTGGTGGATATGCATGGGCATGAG GCAGGGAAAGGTGGAGAGCTGACTCACGAGGAAACCACCATTATCTCTGGAGCTTTAGATTTAACACAGAAGACGGCTAAGGATGCTATGACACCCATCTCGGAAATATTTTCCCTCGATCTAAACTCTGTACTGGATGA CGATACGATGAACTTGATACTCAGAAAGGGGCATAGTCGAGTGCCTGTACATTCAGAAAGCACGTCAAATATTATAGGTCTTATTTTG gtAAAGAATTTAATCAAATGTCGGTTTGAAGATGAAACACCAATCAGGAATCTTACTATCAGGAGAATTCCTCG GAATTCAAAATAA